In Triticum aestivum cultivar Chinese Spring chromosome 5B, IWGSC CS RefSeq v2.1, whole genome shotgun sequence, the following proteins share a genomic window:
- the LOC123113391 gene encoding cytochrome P450 81Q32, whose protein sequence is MDKAYIAVLSFAFLFLLHYILGKKSNGSKGAVQLPPSPPAIPFFGHLHLVEKPLHAALCRLGARYGPVFSLRLGARNAVVVSSPACARECFTEHDVAFANRPQFPSQMLVSYGGTSLVSSSYGPHWRNLRRVAAVRLLSAHRVAGMSGVIAAEVRAMARRLCRAAAASTGGGAARVELKRSLFELSLSVLMETIAQTKGTRPEADGDTDMSLEAQEFKQVVDEIIPLIGAANVWDYLPVMRWFDVSGVRSRILATVSRRDAFLHRLIDAERRRMDEGGAGDEGEKKSMIAVLLTLQKTEPELYTDQMIIALCANLFVAGTETTSTTIEWAMSLLLNHPAALKKAQAEMDASIGASRMVAADDVPRLSYLQCIINETLRLYPAAPLLLPHESSADCKVGGYDVPSGTMLIVNAYAIHRDPAVWEDPAAFRPERFEDGKADGLLLMPFGMGRRRCPGETLALQTVGVVLGTLVQCFDWDRVDGAEVDMTEGVGITMPKAVALEAVCRPRAAMGDVLQKL, encoded by the exons ATGGATAAGGCATACATTGCCGTCCTCTCCTTCGCCTTCCTCTTCCTGCTCCACTACATTCTGGGCAAGAAGAGCAATGGCAGCAAGGGCGCCGTGCAGCTGCCGCCGAGCCCTCCGGCCATCCCGTTCTTCGGCCACCTCCACCTCGTGGAGAAGCCGCTGCACGCCGCGCTGTGCCGTCTGGGGGCGCGCTACGGGCCGGTCTTCTCGCTGCGGCTCGGCGCGCGCAACGCCGTGGTGGTGTCCTCGCCGGCGTGCGCCAGGGAGTGCTTCACGGAGCACGACGTGGCCTTCGCCAACCGGCCGCAGTTCCCCTCGCAGATGCTCGTCTCCTACGGCGGCACCTCGCTCGTCAGCTCCAGCTACGGCCCGCACTGGCGCAACCTCCGCCGCGTGGCCGCCGTGCGGCTGCTCTCCGCGCACCGCGTCGCCGGCATGTCGGGCGTCATCGCCGCTGAGGTGCGCGCCATGGCGCGCCGGCTGTGCCGCGCCGCCGCGGCGTccaccggcggcggcgccgcccgGGTGGAGCTCAAGCGGAGTCTCTTCGAGCTCTCCCTCAGCGTGCTCATGGAGACCATCGCGCAGACCAAGGGGACCCGCCCGGAGGCGGACGGCGACACGGACATGTCCCTGGAGGCGCAGGAGTTCAAGCAGGTGGTGGACGAGATCATCCCGCTCATTGGCGCGGCCAACGTGTGGGACTACCTGCCGGTGATGCGGTGGTTCGACGTGTCCGGCGTGAGGAGCAGGATCCTGGCCACGGTGAGCAGGAGGGACGCCTTCCTCCATCGGCTCATCGACGCGGAGCGACGGAGGATGGacgagggcggcgccggcgacgagggcgagAAAAAGAGCATGATTGCCGTGCTCCTCACTCTGCAGAAGACAGAGCCGGAGCTGTACACTGATCAGATGATCATCGCTCTGTGTGCG AATCTCTTTGTGGCCGGAACGGAGACCACCTCAACCACGATAGAATGGGCCATGTCGCTCCTGCTGAACCACCCGGCGGCGCTCAAGAAGGCCCAGGCCGAGATGGACGCGTCCATCGGGGCCTCCCGCATGGTCGCCGCCGACGACGTGCCCCGCCTCAGCTACCTCCAGTGCATCATCAACGAGACGCTACGCCTGTACCCGGcggcgccgctgctgctgccgcacgAGTCCTCCGCCGACTGCAAGGTCGGCGGCTACGACGTGCCAAGCGGCACGATGCTGATCGTGAACGCGTACGCCATCCACAGGGACCCGGCCGTGTGGGAGGacccggcggcgttccggccggAGCGGTTCGAGGACGGCAAGGCCGACGGGCTGCTGCTGATGCCGTTCGGGATGGGGCGGCGGAGGTGCCCCGGCGAGACGCTGGCGCTGCAGACGGTCGGGGTGGTTCTCGGGACGCTGGTGCAGTGCTTCGACTGGGATCGGGTGGACGGCGCGGAGGTGGACATGACGGAGGGGGTGGGGATCACCATGCCCAAGGCCGTGGCTTTGGAGGCCGTGTGTAGGCCTCGCGCGGCCATGGGCGATGTCCTTCAGAAGCTCTGA